A single window of Arvicanthis niloticus isolate mArvNil1 chromosome 20, mArvNil1.pat.X, whole genome shotgun sequence DNA harbors:
- the LOC117724825 gene encoding H-2 class I histocompatibility antigen, Q10 alpha chain-like isoform X2, giving the protein MLILQWQVSPALGDQILRNQPASPWALVIKSMQSTGLRRPGTQMEAMALNMLLLLLAAALALTQTLAGSHSLRYFHTAVSRPGLGEPRFIFVGYVDDTQFVRFDSDAENPRYEPRAPWMEQVGPEYWEEQTQIAKSNEQIYRENLRTLLGYYNQSEEDPPKAHVTCHPRSEGEVTLRCWALGFYPADIILTWQLNGEDLTQDMEFVETRPSGDGTFQKWASVVVPLGKEQNYTCHVYHEGLPEPLTLRWELPTPQTPTWESLLFCLSFDLWPSLELW; this is encoded by the exons ATGCTGATATTGCAATGGCAGGTCTCACCCGCATTGGGTGACCAGATCCTGAGGAACCAACCAGCATCTCCGTGGGCACTGGTTATAAAGTCCATGCAGTCCACAGGACTCAGACGCCCCGGAACCCAGATGGAGGCAATGGCATTGAAcatgctgctcctgctgctggcgGCCGCCCTGGCCCTGACCCAGACCCTCGCAG GCTCACACTCGCTGCGATATTTCCACACCGCCGTGTCACGGCCCGGTCTCGGGGAGCCCCGGTTCATCTTTGTCGGCTACGTGGACGACACGCAGTTCGTGCGCTTCGACAGCGACGCGGAGAATCCGAGATATGAACCGCGCGCTCCGTGGATGGAACAGGTGGGGCCGGAGTATTGGGAGGAGCAGACACAGATCGCGAAGAGTAATGAGCAGATTTACCGAGAGAACCTGAGGACCCTGCTCGGCTACTACAACCAGAGCGAGGAAG ATCCCCCAAAGGCACATGTGACCTGTCACCCCAGATCTGAAGGTGAAGTCACCCTGAGGTGCTGGGCCCTGGGCTTCTACCCTGCTGACATCATCCTGACCTGGCAGTTGAATGGGGAGGACCTGACCCAGGACATGGAGTTTGTGGAAACCAGGCCTTCAGGGgatggaaccttccagaagtgggcatctgtgGTGGTGCCTCTTGGGAAGGAGCAGAATTACACATGCCATGTGTACCATGAGGGGCTGCCTGAGCCCCTCACCCTGAGATGGG AGCTTCCTACACCACAGACTCCAACATGGGAATCATTGCTGTTCTGCTTGTCCTTTGACCTGTGGCCATCATTGGAGCTGTGGTGA
- the LOC117724825 gene encoding H-2 class I histocompatibility antigen, Q10 alpha chain-like isoform X1, whose translation MQSTGLRRPGTQMEAMALNMLLLLLAAALALTQTLAGSHSLRYFHTAVSRPGLGEPRFIFVGYVDDTQFVRFDSDAENPRYEPRAPWMEQVGPEYWEEQTQIAKSNEQIYRENLRTLLGYYNQSEEGSHTVQRMTGCDMGSDGSFLRGYWQLAYDGHDYIALNEDLKTWTAADMAAQITRREWELAGEAERYRAYLEGECVEWLHRYLELGKETLLRTDPPKAHVTCHPRSEGEVTLRCWALGFYPADIILTWQLNGEDLTQDMEFVETRPSGDGTFQKWASVVVPLGKEQNYTCHVYHEGLPEPLTLRWELPTPQTPTWESLLFCLSFDLWPSLELW comes from the exons ATGCAGTCCACAGGACTCAGACGCCCCGGAACCCAGATGGAGGCAATGGCATTGAAcatgctgctcctgctgctggcgGCCGCCCTGGCCCTGACCCAGACCCTCGCAG GCTCACACTCGCTGCGATATTTCCACACCGCCGTGTCACGGCCCGGTCTCGGGGAGCCCCGGTTCATCTTTGTCGGCTACGTGGACGACACGCAGTTCGTGCGCTTCGACAGCGACGCGGAGAATCCGAGATATGAACCGCGCGCTCCGTGGATGGAACAGGTGGGGCCGGAGTATTGGGAGGAGCAGACACAGATCGCGAAGAGTAATGAGCAGATTTACCGAGAGAACCTGAGGACCCTGCTCGGCTACTACAACCAGAGCGAGGAAG GTTCTCATACGGTCCAGAGGATGACTGGCTGTGACATGGGGTCCGACGGGAGCTTCCTCCGCGGGTACTGGCAGCTCGCCTACGACGGCCACGATTACATCGCCCTGAATGAAGACCTGAAAACCTGGACAGCGGCGGACATGGCGGCGCAGATCACCCGACGCGAGTGGGAACTCGCTGGTGAAGCAGAGAGATACAGGGCCTACCTGGAGGGCGAGTGCGTGGAGTGGCTCCACAGATACCTGGAGCTCGGGAAGGAGACGCTGCTGCGCACAG ATCCCCCAAAGGCACATGTGACCTGTCACCCCAGATCTGAAGGTGAAGTCACCCTGAGGTGCTGGGCCCTGGGCTTCTACCCTGCTGACATCATCCTGACCTGGCAGTTGAATGGGGAGGACCTGACCCAGGACATGGAGTTTGTGGAAACCAGGCCTTCAGGGgatggaaccttccagaagtgggcatctgtgGTGGTGCCTCTTGGGAAGGAGCAGAATTACACATGCCATGTGTACCATGAGGGGCTGCCTGAGCCCCTCACCCTGAGATGGG AGCTTCCTACACCACAGACTCCAACATGGGAATCATTGCTGTTCTGCTTGTCCTTTGACCTGTGGCCATCATTGGAGCTGTGGTGA